The following proteins are co-located in the Verrucomicrobiota bacterium genome:
- the rpsP gene encoding 30S ribosomal protein S16: MPVRIRLKRVGTKNQPAYRVVVADDRSPRDGRFIEQIGTYQPLMKGNNFTLKLDRVDYWVGVGAQPSDTVASFIRKARRARADSPASPSAPAAA; this comes from the coding sequence ATGCCAGTGCGAATTCGACTCAAGCGCGTCGGGACGAAGAACCAGCCTGCCTACCGGGTGGTCGTTGCCGATGATCGCAGCCCCCGCGACGGCCGGTTCATCGAGCAAATCGGCACCTACCAGCCTTTGATGAAGGGAAACAACTTCACGCTCAAGCTCGATCGCGTCGACTATTGGGTGGGCGTCGGCGCGCAACCGAGCGACACGGTGGCGAGTTTCATCCGCAAGGCGCGTCGCGCGCGAGCGGATTCACCGGCTTCACCTTCGGCTCCGGCGGCGGCCTGA
- a CDS encoding KH domain-containing protein: MQAYLEFVVKGLVDRPDAVRVAPVERGGQTIYELRVHPTDMGKLIGRQGATIQAIRALMAVGASKQGKRCHLEIIEERQ; the protein is encoded by the coding sequence ATGCAGGCCTACTTGGAGTTTGTGGTCAAGGGACTGGTCGACCGGCCCGATGCGGTGCGAGTCGCCCCGGTCGAGCGCGGTGGTCAGACGATTTACGAGTTGCGAGTGCACCCGACGGACATGGGCAAGCTCATCGGCCGACAGGGTGCGACGATTCAGGCGATCCGGGCGTTGATGGCCGTGGGCGCATCGAAGCAGGGCAAGCGGTGCCACCTCGAGATCATCGAGGAGCGCCAGTAG
- the trmD gene encoding tRNA (guanosine(37)-N1)-methyltransferase TrmD: MKIDVLTLFPGMFAGPLDESIIKRARTEGRLELAVHNLRDYAHDRHRTVDDKPFGGGPGMLLKPEPIFEAVEHLSGPDTRVILLCPTGRVFNQAVAMELAAQKHLLLVCGSYEGFDQRIHDALADDELSIGDYVLTNGALPAMVIVDAVTRLLPGVLGDDASAQSESFSPGKPGLEHPHYTRPAEFRGMTVPEVLLSGHHAEIEKWRAEQSRARTQASRPDLSGSEQNSMNREQPS, from the coding sequence ATGAAGATCGACGTGCTCACCCTTTTCCCCGGCATGTTTGCCGGGCCGCTCGATGAAAGCATCATCAAGCGCGCGCGGACGGAGGGCAGGCTCGAACTGGCCGTCCACAACCTGCGCGATTACGCGCACGACCGGCACCGGACCGTGGACGACAAGCCGTTCGGTGGCGGGCCGGGCATGTTGCTCAAGCCGGAGCCGATCTTTGAAGCCGTTGAACATTTGTCCGGCCCGGACACGCGGGTCATCCTGTTGTGTCCGACCGGCCGGGTGTTCAACCAGGCGGTCGCGATGGAACTCGCGGCGCAGAAGCACCTGCTGCTCGTATGCGGCAGTTACGAGGGCTTCGACCAGCGCATTCACGACGCGCTTGCCGATGACGAGCTTTCGATCGGCGACTACGTCCTCACGAACGGGGCGTTGCCCGCGATGGTGATCGTGGACGCCGTGACGCGGCTCCTGCCCGGCGTGCTGGGCGACGACGCGAGCGCGCAGAGCGAGTCGTTCAGCCCGGGGAAGCCCGGACTCGAACATCCGCACTACACGCGGCCGGCGGAATTCCGGGGCATGACCGTGCCCGAAGTGCTCCTGAGCGGGCACCACGCAGAGATCGAAAAATGGCGCGCCGAGCAGTCACGCGCGCGAACGCAGGCCAGCAGACCCGATTTGAGTGGAAGCGAACAGAACAGCATGAACCGCGAACAACCGAGTTGA
- a CDS encoding 50S ribosomal protein L19 translates to MNNALQDRIEAPYIRKDHPDFGPGDTVRVHTKVVEGDKERVQIFAGIVLGIRGHGINRTFIVRRISYGEGVERVFPLHSPRIDKIEIERKGKVRRAKLTYLRKRVGKGAVAVKEGGPVPATAAPAKSEPAAGAATEAAPATA, encoded by the coding sequence ATGAACAACGCACTCCAAGACCGCATCGAAGCCCCTTACATCCGCAAGGACCACCCCGATTTCGGCCCGGGCGACACCGTCCGCGTCCACACCAAGGTCGTCGAAGGTGATAAGGAGCGCGTCCAGATTTTCGCCGGCATCGTCCTCGGCATCCGCGGCCACGGCATCAATCGCACCTTCATCGTCCGCCGCATCAGCTACGGCGAAGGCGTCGAGCGCGTCTTCCCGCTCCACTCGCCGCGCATCGACAAGATCGAGATCGAGCGCAAGGGCAAAGTCCGCCGCGCCAAGCTCACCTACCTTCGCAAGCGCGTCGGCAAGGGCGCGGTCGCGGTGAAGGAAGGCGGCCCGGTTCCTGCGACTGCGGCTCCCGCGAAGTCCGAGCCCGCGGCGGGCGCAGCGACCGAAGCCGCGCCGGCCACGGCTTGA